A stretch of the Paramormyrops kingsleyae isolate MSU_618 chromosome 16, PKINGS_0.4, whole genome shotgun sequence genome encodes the following:
- the slc40a1 gene encoding solute carrier family 40 member 1, which produces MENAGSKKRSYESAAKFFTSAKFLIYLGHALSTWGDRMWNFAVAVFLVELYGNSLLLTAVYGLVVAGSVLLLGAIIGDWVDKNPRLKVAQTSLIVQNSSVILCGILLMVVFQFKEDLRQMYHGWLLTMCYIMVITIANIANLASTAMSITIQRDWVVVVAGEDRSRLADMNATVRIIDQLTNILAPMVVGQIMAFGSHFIGCGFISGWNLCSMCLEYTVLWKVYQKTPALAVKGGHKEEAQELKHLQDQQDPLSGQKPSEDSQLMTETAAVEKDPTKKTGCLYQISEPFRTFRDGWVAYYNQSIFFAGMSLAFLYMTVLGFDCITTGYAYTQGLNGAILSLLMGASAISGIFGTVAFTWIRKWCGLIRTGFFSGLAQLSCLLLCVVSVFVPGSPLDLTVSPFQEMVRQLMGDGGALPEANPTPLAMLSTSMQSLTNGSTTVHEMEEMVQVESYLSVSLLFAGVIAARVGLWAFDLTVTQLIQENVIESERGIINGVQNSMNYLLDLLHFIMVILAPNPEAFGLLVIISFSFVAMGHMMYFWFAYKNLGPQLFLRCSAEQKKEADIPSLSSVV; this is translated from the exons atggaaAACGCTGGATCAAAGAAACGCAGTTATG AATCAGCTGCCAAATTCTTTACTTCGGCGAAGTTTCTTATATACCTCGGACACGCTCTTTCCACATGG GGGGACCGTATGTGGAACTTTGCTGTGGCTGTCTTCTTGGTTGAGCTGTACGGTAACAGCCTGCTTCTCACGGCCGTCTACGGCCTGGTTGTGGCTGGATCCGTATTGCTGCTCGGAGCCATTATCGGTGACTGGGTGGACAAGAACCCCAGACTCAAAG TTGCCCAGACTTCTCTTATCGTCCAGAACTCTTCCGTAATTCTGTGCGGCATTCTCTTGATGGTGGTGTTCCAGTTTAAAGAAGATCTCAGACAAATGTACCATGGCTGGCTGctt ACAATGTGCTATATCATGGTCATCACCATTGCCAATATAGCTAACCTGGCTAGCACGGCCATGTCCATCACGATCCAGAGAGactgggtggtggtggtggccgGTGAGGACCGGAGCAGACTGGCAG ACATGAATGCCACAGTGAGGATCATCGACCAACTGACCAACATCCTGGCCCCCATGGTTGTGGGACAGATCATGGCGTTTGGGTCCCACTTCATCGGCTGCGGGTTCATCTCTGGTTGGAACCTCTGCTCCATGTGCCTTGAATACACTGTGCTCTGGAAGGTCTATCAGAAGACCCCAGCGCTGGCTGTGAAGGGGGGACATAAAGAAGAGGCTCAGGAACTTAAACACCTTCAGGACCAGCAAG ATCCTCTCAGTGGGCAGAAGCCGTCTGAGGACTCGCAGCTGATGACTGAAACAGCTGCGGTTGAGAAGGATCCCACAAAGAAAACTGGCTGCTTATACCAAATATCAGAGCCCTTCCGCACTTTCCGGGATGGCTGGGTGGCCTACTACAACCAGTCCATCTTCTTCGCTGGCATGTCCCTGGCGTTCCTCTACATGACTGTCCTGGGCTTCGACTGCATCACTACCGGCTATGCCTACACCCAGGGGCTCAATGGCGCCATACTCAGCCTGCTGATGGGAGCATCTGCCATCTCCGGGATCTTCGGCACGGTGGCCTTCACCTGGATCCGGAAGTGGTGCGGCCTGATCCGCACAGGCTTCTTCTCAGGCTTGGCCCAGCTCTCCTGCCTCCTGCTCTGCGTGGTCTCTGTGTTCGTGCCGGGAAGCCCCCTCGACCTGACCGTCTCACCATTCCAGGAGATGGTCCGCCAACTCATGGGGGACGGGGGTGCCTTGCCTGAGGCTAACCCCACCCCGCTGGCCATGCTCTCCACCAGCATGCAGAGCCTGACTAATGGCTCCACCACAGTCCATGAAATGGAGGAGATGGTGCAGGTGGAGTCCTACTTGTCTGTCAGCCTTCTCTTTGCTGGGGTCATTGCTGCTAGAGTTG GTCTTTGGGCTTTTGACCTAACTGTGACCCAGCTGATCCAAGAAAACGTGATTGAGTCCGAACGAGGAATCATCAACGGGGTGCAGAACTCCATGAACTACCTCCTCGACCTGCTGCACTTCATCATGGTCATCCTGGCGCCGAACCCAGAAGCTTTCGGCCTGTTGGTCATCATCTCCTTCTCCTTCGTCGCCATGGGCCACATGATGTACTTCTGGTTTGCCTACAAGAACCTGGGCCCTCAGCTCTTCCTCCGGTGCTCTGCGGAGCAGAAAAAAGAGGCAGACATTCCTTCGCTTTCCTCTGTGGTGTAG
- the asnsd1 gene encoding asparagine synthetase domain-containing protein 1, which yields MCGICCAVNFSSSHVLESRLLQNLTKRGPHSSKEVRKRVGDVSCECLFSAHVLHMRGKLTPQPLEDTDGNVFLWNGEVFGGLDLGFEDNDTECLFHHLSSCSSPGDILSLLSNVRGPWAFIYYQAAKHCLWFGRDYFGRRSLLWRFGPREKFVIITSVAASLNGASDSPWQEVPAFGVYKLDLGENSQLSSLRLELYPWIYPGEKTPSVDELNWESLDNCVSLVMNDSGLCLASPISPMNMSVSQTISANTNTFGSQPTIEDLDAFLTCDQMKKVASQLIDVLSRAVQWRVQYLPYEDPATLMPNDKADVAILFSGGIDSMILALLAHRHVPSGKPIDLLNVAFRLQEPKRQKGPTKKMKNKKMTPDQANDLGEPLPSARFDVPDRITGRAGLQELCALSSDRKWNFVEINVTQEELQDMRQKHICHLVHPLETVLDDSIGCAVWFAARGIGFVKDGIEYRPFTSSAKVVLTGIGADEQLAGYSRHRVRYKAAGLEGLVQELAMELGRISSRNLGRDDRIIGDHGKEARFPYLDEEVVSFLNGLPVWEKAELSLPRGLGEKLLLRLAARQLGLCASAMLPKRAMQFGSRIAKLENSHEKASDKCSRLCAT from the exons atgtgtggtATTTGCTGTGCCGTGAACTTTTCCTCCTCTCATGTGTTAGAATCGAGACTGCTTCAGAATTTGACAAAGAGAGGGCCTCACTCAAGTAAGGAAGTAAGGAAAAGAGTGGGAGATGTGAGCTGTGAGTGCCTTTTCTCTGCTCATGTTCTTCACATGAGAGGCAAACTGACTCCTCAACCACTGGAAGATACAGACGGAAATGTCTTTCTCTGGAACGGAGAGGTGTTTGGTGGTCTGGACTTGGGATTTGAAGACAACGACACCGAATGTCTCTTCCATCATCTCTCCAGCTGTTCCAGCCCTGGAGATATTTTGTCTCTTCTGTCTAATGTACGAGGGCCATGGGCTTTTATTTACTACCAGGCAGCTAAACACTGCCTCTGGTTTGGCAGAGACTACTTTGGCCGGCGGAGTCTGCTTTGGCGATTTGGTCCGCGGGAGAAATTTGTGATTATAACATCTGTTGCGGCTTCTCTCAATGGGGCCAGTGATTCGCCGTGGCAGGAGGTTCCAGCatttggggtttacaaacttgaTTTAGGTGAAAATTCTCAACTGAGTTCTTTGAGGTTAGAGTTGTATCCGTGGATTTACCCAGGTGAAAAAACACCTTCAGTTGATGAGCTTAACTGGGAGAGTCTTGACAACTGTGTGTCTTTAGTGATGAATGATTCTGGGCTTTGTCTTGCTTCCCCCATAAGTCCAATGAACATGTCTGTGAGTCAGACCATCAGTGCTAATACGAACACCTTTGGCTCTCAGCCAACCATTGAAGACCTGGATGCATTCTTGACATGTGATCAGATGAAGAAGGTGGCTAGCCAGCTCATAGATGTTTTGAGCCGAGCTGTACAGTGGCGTGTGCAGTATCTTCCTTACGAAGATCCAGCTACATTGATGCCCAACGACAAAGCTGACGTCGCTATCCTCTTTTCCGGTGGAATCGACTCCATGATTCTGGCTTTGTTAGCCCATCGCCATGTCCCAAGTGGAAAACCAATCGATCTTTTGAATGTGGCTTTCAGACTCCAGGAGCCAAAGAGACAGAAAGGACCAACCAAGAAAATGAAGAACAAGAAGATGACACCGGATCAGGCCAATGATCTCGGCGAGCCCCTTCCGTCTGCGAGGTTCGACGTGCCTGACAGAATCACCGGCAGAGCTGGCCTGCAGGAGCTGTGTGCCCTAAGCTCAGACCGGAAGTGGAACTTTGTAGAAATCAATGTAACCCAGGAAGAGCTTCAAGACATGCGACAGAAACACATCTGTCACTTGGTGCATCCTTTGGAGACAGTGCTGGATGACAGCATTGGCTGCGCAGTGTGGTTTGCAGCCAGGGGGATTGGCTTCGTAAAGGACGGGATAGAGTACAGACCATTCACCTCCTCTGCAAAG GTGGTTCTGACTGGTATCGGAGCAGACGAACAGCTGGCAGGGTACTCGCGACACCGGGTCCGATACAAGGCTGCTGGGCTTGAGGGCCTGGTCCAAGAGCTAGCTATGGAGCTTGGCAGAATATCATCCCGGAACCTTGGCAGGGACGACAGGATCATCGGGGACCACGGAAAGGAGGCCAG GTTCCCCTATCTGGATGAGGAGGTGGTCTCCTTCCTGAATGGCCTACCAGTGTGGGAGAAGGCAGAGCTCTCGCTCCCCCGGGGGCTGGGGGAGAAGCTGCTGCTGAGGCTGGCAGCCCGGCAGCTGGGGCTGTGTGCCTCAGCCATGCTGCCCAAGAGGGCCATGCAGTTCGGCTCCCGCATCGCCAAGCTAGAGAACAGCCACGAGAAGGCGTCCGACAAATGCAGTAGACTCTGTGCTACATGA
- the LOC111845419 gene encoding uncharacterized protein: MICCGVDAILCNASMKAVILAAGYGTRLQRDIENDTTGKFQHLIGIPKPLLPIGHAALISHWIKALNESGCVDAIVVVTNSLYYNTFEDWRGNFPNVKILSDGTENNEERLGAVSCLQLAIKHFKIEDDVLVIGGDTLFKEDFSLLEVTTKFKRLKARCSDSNLVLSYPCRDDETTKYGILELDGDQRVCHMKEKPLPSQTKSRRACPCFYLFSKTSIPLLDVFLHEKEMAPIEEKDAPGNFLSWLLLRKPVLVHHISGRFDVGNLSSYMECDTFFREKLSHVKSYMK; the protein is encoded by the exons ATGATCTGCTGTGGAGTTGATGCCATTCTTTGTAATGCTAGTATGAAGGCTGTTATCCTGGCTGCAGGGTACGGGACAAGGCTACAGAGAGACATTGAAAATGATACAACTGGGAAGTTCCAGCATCTCATTGGCATCCCCAAGCCTCTGCTTCCAATCGGACACGCTGCTTTAATATCACACTGGATTAAAGCTTTAAATGAGTCTGGCTGTGTGGACGCCATCGTGGTCGTT ACTAACAGCCTTTACTATAACACATTTGAGGACTGGAGAGGGAATTTTCCAAATGTCAAGATCCTCAGTGATGGGACTGAAAACAACGAG GAACGTCTTGGCGCCGTTTCCTGCCTTCAACTCGCGATCAAGCATTTCAAAATAGAAGACGACGTTTTAGTTATAGGAGG gGACACTTTGTTCAAGGAGGACTTCAGTCTTTTAGAGGTCACTACCAAGTTTAAAAGGCTGAAGGCGAGATGCAGTGACAGTAATCTGGTGCTTTCATATCCATGCAGAGACGATG AAACCACCAAATATGGCATTCTGGAGCTGGATGGAGACCAGCGGGTTTGTCATATGAAGGAGAAGCCGCTCCCGTCCCAGACTAAGTCGCGCAGAGCC TGTCCCTGCTTCTATTTGTTCTCGAAGACCAGCATTCCCCTTTTGGACGTGTTCCTTCACGAAAAGGAG ATGGCACCTATTGAAGAAAAAGACGCCCCGGGGAACTTTCTGTCATGGCTATTATTAAG GAAACCCGTCTTGGTCCATCATATATCTGGCCGCTTCGACGTGGGAAACTTGTCATCCTACATGGAGTGCGACACCTTTTTCAGAGAGAAGCTTTCTCACGTTAAGTCATACATGAAGTAG